A DNA window from Ficedula albicollis isolate OC2 chromosome 1, FicAlb1.5, whole genome shotgun sequence contains the following coding sequences:
- the RBBP7 gene encoding histone-binding protein RBBP7, producing MASKDVPADTVEERVISEEYKIWRKNTPFLYDLMMMHALEWPSLTVQWLPDVTRPEGKDYALHWLILGTHTSDEQNHLVVARVQIPNNDQFDALQSDNEKGEFGGFGSVTGKIEMEIKINHEGEVNRARYMPQNPHIIATKTPSADVLVFDYTKQPSKPDPSGECNPDLRLRGHQKEGYGLSWNSNLSGHLLSASDDHTVCLWDVSAGPKEGKIVDAKSIFTGHSAVVEDVAWHLLHESVFGSVADDQKLMIWDTRSNTTSKPSHAVDAHTAEVNCLSFNPYSEFILATGSADKTVALWDLRNLKLKLHSFESHKDEIFQVYWSPHNETILASSGTDPRLIIWDLSKIGEEQSAEDAEDGPPELLFIHGGHTAKISDFSWNPNEPWVICSVSEDNIMQIWQVAENIYSDEEVEITAAELEA from the exons ATGGCGAGCAAGGACG TGCCGGCGGACACGGTGGAGGAGCGTGTCATCAGCGAGGAGTACAAGATCTGGAGGAAGAACACCCCCTTCCTGTACGACCTGATGATGATGCACGCCCTGGAGTGGCCCAGCCTCACGGTGCAGTGGCTGCCTGATGTGACCAG GCCAGAAGGAAAGGATTATGCTCTGCACTGGCTGATTTTGGGAACACACACCTCTGATGAGCAGAACCACCTGGTTGTTGCCAGAGTCCAGATTCCCAACAATGATCAGTTTGATGCTTTGCAGTCTGACAATGAGAAAGGAG AATTTGGTGGCTTTGGATCTGTGACTGGCAAAATTGAGATGGAGATTAAAATTAACCACGAGGGTGAAGTGAACCGTGCCCGTTACATGCCGCAGAACCCCCACATCATTGCAACAAAAACGCCCTCTGCTGATGTGCTGGTGTTTGACTACACTAAACAACCTTCAAAACCAG ACCCAAGTGGAGAGTGTAATCCTGACCTTAGATTAAGAGGACACCAGAAGGAAGGCTATGGCTTATCATGGAACTCAAATTTGAGTGGACATCTTCTCAGTGCATCAGATGATCAT ACAGTGTGTTTATGGGATGTAAGTGCTGGACCCAAAGAGGGCAAGATTGTTGATGCAAAATCCATCTTTACTGGGCACTCTGCAGTAGTGGAAGATGTGGCGTGGCACCTGCTCCATGAGTCTGTGTTTGGATCCGTGGCAGATGATCAGAAGCTCATGAT ctgggacacaAGATCTAACACCACGTCCAAGCCGAGTCATGCAGTAGATGCTCACACAGCTGAGGTCAACTGTCTGTCCTTCAATCCTTACAGCGAGTTCATTCTGGCAACTGGCTCTGCTGACAAG ACAGTGGCTCTGTGGGATCTTCGAAACTTAAAGCTGAAACTCCATTCTTTTGAGTCTCATAAGGATGAGATTTTTCAG GTTTACTGGTCCCCTCATAATGAAACCATTCTTGCTTCAAGTGGTACTGATCCTCGCCTTATTATATGGGATCTAAG CAAAATTGGAGAAGAGCAGTCTGCAGAGGATGCAGAAGATGGgcctcctgagctgctg tttattCATGGAGGACACACTGCCAAAATCTCAGACTTCAGTTGGAATCCTAACGAGCCTTGGGTAATCTGTTCTGTATCAGAGGACAACATAATGCAGATCTGGCAGGTG gcAGAAAACATTTACAGTGATGAAGAAGTAGAGATAACAGCAGCCGAACTGGAAGCTTAA